In Halomarina salina, one DNA window encodes the following:
- a CDS encoding MFS transporter: MSTRRARVVLAGTVFAVLFAQVLLYPGITDLVGALGAETDLDASTWFLASEFAGFVLFAGVWGAFSDRLGRRILLITAGALGGALGYLVLAALPSGTGFGTVLVVRFVQGAFTIGAFSLAMTTLMDLKGGHGRNMGAAGIAIGLGTAMGAPVGGRLTGVDPLAPVVAAAALLALAGLVVLLVRGDTPAPEAGDREETLLAALSLTRDRPAFALPYAFGFIDRLTAGFFALVGTVYLREEFALDAATTGLVLACFFAPFALLQYPMGVVSDRIGRRIPIALGSTLYGVVVVSVVFMPTVPLAALALVATGVTGAFMAPATMALVTDLARSDERGVAMGGYNVVGSLGFLVGIVVGGVLASEFSYTLAFVVVGGLEVALALAALPALTRLDLDRPRATA, from the coding sequence GTGTCCACCCGTCGCGCTCGCGTCGTCCTCGCCGGAACCGTCTTCGCGGTACTGTTCGCGCAGGTGTTGCTGTATCCGGGCATCACGGACCTCGTGGGGGCACTCGGCGCGGAGACGGACCTCGACGCGAGCACGTGGTTCCTCGCCAGCGAGTTCGCCGGGTTCGTGCTGTTCGCCGGCGTGTGGGGCGCGTTCTCCGACCGCCTCGGGCGGCGGATACTCCTGATAACGGCCGGGGCACTCGGCGGCGCACTCGGCTACCTCGTCCTCGCCGCGCTGCCGTCGGGGACCGGGTTCGGAACCGTCCTCGTGGTCCGGTTCGTCCAGGGCGCGTTCACCATCGGCGCGTTCTCGCTGGCGATGACGACCCTGATGGACCTGAAGGGGGGTCACGGCCGCAACATGGGCGCCGCGGGCATCGCCATCGGTCTCGGCACCGCGATGGGCGCACCCGTCGGCGGCCGCCTCACCGGCGTCGACCCGCTCGCACCCGTCGTCGCCGCCGCCGCGCTGCTCGCCCTCGCCGGCCTCGTCGTCCTCCTCGTCCGCGGCGACACGCCCGCTCCCGAGGCGGGCGACCGCGAGGAGACGCTGCTCGCGGCGCTCTCGCTGACCCGCGACCGCCCGGCGTTCGCGCTCCCCTACGCCTTCGGGTTCATCGACCGCCTCACGGCGGGGTTCTTCGCGCTCGTCGGCACCGTCTACCTCCGCGAGGAGTTCGCGCTCGACGCCGCCACCACGGGCCTCGTCCTCGCCTGTTTCTTCGCGCCGTTCGCCCTCCTCCAGTACCCGATGGGCGTCGTCTCCGACCGCATCGGTCGGCGCATCCCCATCGCGCTCGGGTCGACGCTGTACGGCGTCGTCGTCGTGAGCGTGGTGTTCATGCCGACCGTCCCGCTGGCCGCGCTCGCGCTCGTCGCCACGGGCGTCACGGGGGCGTTCATGGCGCCCGCGACGATGGCGCTGGTCACCGACCTCGCCCGGTCCGACGAACGGGGCGTCGCCATGGGCGGGTACAACGTCGTCGGGTCGCTCGGCTTCCTCGTCGGTATCGTCGTCGGGGGCGTGCTGGCGAGCGAGTTCAGCTACACCCTCGCGTTCGTCGTCGTGGGCGGCCTCGAAGTCGCGCTGGCGCTGGCGGCGCTCCCAGCACTCACACGACTCGACCTCGACAGGCCACGTGCGACGGCCTGA
- a CDS encoding right-handed parallel beta-helix repeat-containing protein: MSERNSADEEFESHNYATTNDTPSSGDDENQGGRFGSIDRRQYLKLGAATAAGAVAFSGRSTAETRDGVSFDRVVNAVDDLGMDPNGNEAIDSELDSAWGSGTLIEFPPGEYLVTEEHGYYNDDNVGMVGTTGDRSDVEFVFPTGYEQRFLNVRFGSDWLFGDFTIQQSDDWETGVGCSFAPDGDATIKNIEVAGNNPRNTYRSLALNVYSSDGELTLDGYVRTGASDVGDYPSGTQALLIDPSNEGTIYIRDAHIENAGENGIYGSRSSGEVRIEDSYFANNDIASVRIAGDGSYVKDSTFVVDIDDADNRGDFDNPRALWIESGPHGYTGSSVENCDFILKSADHCDGLVRIQPTAGDVDIENCRFQNETRFPTVFAEEPDDISGSGPVTVRNCSITGGAANPRRAAIELIGRDGSLVSDCCISMDGEQNGVTVRNASNCTVRRSTIDVNGTALYTPGSSVGTGSLSYSGSCPLPSDDGAGAGGDVGGSRGDSEETSDSESGDDGSESSDDGSDGGDDSDDAEAQTADTSGGTRRLVLTGDGFAPYEFSVSGDLEFDSRFGTEDSIDGSTASGFLVGGTDGYEFTGDITSFDVEGSATVRLDGETVDPSSLGDGSSGGDSDSESSESESDDSSSSDGGSSGGMHALTLSGDGLAPYEFSVSGDVGFDPTFGTEDRIDGSTVTGFLVGGTDKYQFDGDITSFDVEGSATVRLDGETVDPSSLGDGSSGGSSGDDSDSESEESDSESSDSDDSSGADGTLGNVLMLNSDDFAPYDIEVSGDIAFDPNYGTEDSLGDGSASGFLVGGTDVYRFSGDITGFEYEGSVDAQLNGESVDPSSLGN; encoded by the coding sequence ATGTCGGAGCGAAACAGTGCGGACGAGGAGTTCGAGAGTCACAACTATGCGACAACCAATGACACACCATCGTCGGGCGACGACGAGAATCAAGGGGGCCGGTTCGGGAGTATCGACCGGCGACAGTACCTGAAGCTGGGGGCTGCGACGGCGGCCGGTGCGGTCGCGTTCTCGGGGCGGTCGACGGCGGAGACGCGAGACGGCGTCTCGTTCGACCGGGTGGTGAACGCGGTCGACGACCTGGGGATGGACCCCAACGGCAACGAAGCGATCGACAGCGAACTCGACAGCGCCTGGGGTTCCGGGACGCTCATCGAGTTCCCGCCGGGCGAGTACCTGGTGACGGAGGAGCACGGCTACTACAACGACGACAACGTCGGCATGGTCGGCACGACCGGCGACCGCTCCGACGTCGAGTTCGTCTTCCCGACGGGCTACGAGCAGCGGTTCCTGAACGTCCGGTTCGGCAGCGACTGGCTGTTCGGCGACTTCACGATCCAGCAGAGCGACGACTGGGAGACTGGCGTCGGCTGTTCGTTCGCCCCCGACGGTGACGCGACGATCAAGAACATCGAGGTCGCCGGGAACAACCCGCGGAACACCTACCGCAGTCTCGCGCTGAACGTCTACAGTTCGGACGGCGAGCTGACCCTCGACGGCTACGTTCGCACCGGCGCGAGCGACGTCGGCGACTACCCGAGCGGGACGCAGGCGCTACTCATCGACCCCTCCAACGAGGGGACCATCTACATCCGGGACGCTCACATCGAGAACGCGGGCGAGAACGGCATCTACGGCAGTCGCAGCTCGGGCGAGGTCCGTATCGAAGACAGCTACTTCGCCAACAACGACATCGCCTCGGTCCGTATCGCGGGCGACGGCTCGTACGTGAAGGACTCGACGTTCGTCGTCGACATCGACGACGCGGACAACCGTGGTGACTTCGACAACCCACGTGCGCTGTGGATCGAGTCGGGCCCCCACGGCTACACCGGGAGCTCCGTCGAGAACTGCGACTTCATCCTGAAGTCGGCGGACCACTGTGACGGCCTCGTCCGCATCCAGCCGACGGCGGGCGACGTCGACATCGAGAACTGTCGGTTCCAGAACGAGACCCGGTTCCCGACCGTGTTCGCGGAGGAACCGGACGACATCTCCGGAAGCGGTCCGGTCACCGTCCGGAACTGCAGCATCACCGGCGGTGCCGCGAACCCGCGACGGGCGGCCATCGAACTGATCGGCCGCGACGGCTCGCTGGTGAGCGACTGTTGCATCTCGATGGACGGCGAGCAGAACGGCGTCACCGTCCGGAACGCGAGCAACTGTACGGTCCGTCGGTCGACCATCGACGTGAACGGCACGGCGCTGTACACGCCCGGTTCGAGCGTCGGCACCGGCTCGCTCTCGTACAGTGGAAGCTGCCCCCTCCCGAGCGACGACGGGGCCGGCGCCGGCGGCGACGTCGGCGGCTCCCGCGGGGACTCCGAGGAGACCAGCGATTCGGAGAGCGGCGACGACGGCTCCGAGAGCAGTGACGACGGCTCGGACGGCGGCGACGACTCGGACGACGCCGAAGCCCAGACCGCCGACACCTCCGGTGGGACGCGGCGACTGGTGCTCACGGGCGACGGGTTCGCACCGTACGAGTTCTCGGTCAGCGGCGACCTGGAGTTCGACTCCCGGTTCGGGACCGAGGACAGCATCGACGGCTCGACGGCGAGCGGCTTCCTCGTCGGCGGCACGGACGGCTACGAGTTCACCGGCGACATCACGTCGTTCGACGTCGAGGGGTCGGCGACGGTGCGCCTGGACGGCGAGACGGTCGACCCGTCCTCGCTGGGCGACGGGTCGAGCGGCGGCGATTCCGACTCCGAGTCGAGCGAGAGCGAGTCCGACGACTCCTCGAGCTCCGACGGTGGCTCGTCCGGGGGCATGCACGCCCTGACGCTGTCGGGCGACGGTCTCGCGCCGTACGAGTTCTCGGTCAGCGGCGACGTCGGCTTCGACCCGACGTTCGGGACCGAGGACCGCATCGACGGTTCGACGGTGACCGGCTTCCTCGTCGGCGGCACCGACAAGTACCAGTTCGACGGCGACATCACGTCGTTCGACGTCGAGGGGTCGGCGACGGTGCGCCTGGACGGCGAGACGGTCGACCCGTCTTCGCTGGGTGACGGGAGTTCGGGCGGGTCGAGCGGCGACGATTCCGACTCCGAGTCGGAGGAGTCCGACTCCGAGTCGAGCGACTCCGACGACTCGTCGGGGGCCGACGGGACGCTCGGCAACGTCCTCATGCTCAACTCCGACGACTTCGCGCCGTACGACATCGAGGTCAGCGGCGACATCGCGTTCGACCCGAACTACGGTACGGAGGACTCGCTCGGCGACGGCAGCGCCAGCGGGTTCCTCGTCGGCGGCACCGACGTCTACCGGTTCTCCGGGGACATCACCGGCTTCGAGTACGAGGGCAGCGTCGACGCGCAGCTCAACGGCGAGTCCGTCGATCCGTCCTCGCTCGGGAACTGA
- a CDS encoding O-acetylhomoserine aminocarboxypropyltransferase/cysteine synthase family protein: MRNDETGPGGAGDTAAGWGFGTRCVHAGERGGPATDAAATPLYQTTSYEFPDADTAADRYALADDGNVYSRVSNPTVATLERRLADLENGTGALCTASGMAAFDAATLVLASAGDNVVSASSIYGGTHAYLTHTASRRGIDARFVDTLDPEAYAEAIDEDTAYVHLETIGNPSLITADIEAVADVAHERGVPLFVDNTFATPALCRPLDHGADLVWESTTKWIHGAGTTLGGVLVDGGTFPWGDYPEKFPEVGGENPAFHGVRFSERYGDRAFVETARQRGTRSLGDSQSPFDAWVTLQGLQTLALRMERHCSNAQHVAEYLDDHPDVAWVTYPGLDAHETHSAATRYLDGGYGGVVAFGLEGGYEAGKRLCEDVELSRFLANIGDAKTLVIHPASTTHAQLTEAEQRASGVTPDLVRLSVGIEDPEDVVADLEVAI; this comes from the coding sequence ATGAGAAACGACGAGACCGGGCCCGGTGGGGCGGGTGACACCGCCGCTGGCTGGGGGTTCGGGACGCGCTGCGTCCACGCGGGCGAGCGCGGCGGTCCAGCCACCGACGCGGCGGCGACGCCGCTGTACCAGACCACCTCCTACGAGTTCCCGGACGCCGACACCGCGGCCGACCGGTACGCGCTGGCCGACGACGGGAACGTCTACAGTCGCGTCTCCAACCCGACGGTCGCCACGCTCGAACGCCGACTCGCCGACCTGGAGAACGGGACGGGCGCACTCTGCACCGCCTCCGGGATGGCGGCGTTCGACGCGGCGACGCTCGTCCTCGCCAGCGCGGGCGACAACGTCGTCAGCGCCTCGTCCATCTACGGCGGCACGCACGCGTATCTCACACACACCGCCAGCAGACGGGGCATCGATGCGCGGTTCGTCGACACGCTCGACCCGGAGGCGTACGCCGAGGCCATCGACGAGGACACCGCGTACGTCCACCTGGAGACCATCGGGAACCCGTCGCTGATAACGGCGGACATCGAGGCCGTCGCCGACGTGGCTCACGAACGCGGCGTCCCGCTGTTCGTCGACAACACGTTCGCCACGCCGGCGCTCTGTCGACCGCTCGACCACGGCGCGGACCTCGTCTGGGAGTCGACCACGAAGTGGATACACGGCGCGGGCACGACGCTCGGCGGCGTCCTCGTCGACGGGGGGACGTTCCCGTGGGGCGACTACCCCGAGAAGTTCCCCGAGGTCGGCGGCGAGAACCCGGCGTTCCATGGCGTCCGCTTCTCGGAGCGATACGGGGACAGGGCGTTCGTCGAGACGGCCCGCCAGCGCGGGACCCGTTCGCTCGGCGACTCGCAGTCGCCGTTCGACGCCTGGGTCACCCTCCAGGGCCTCCAGACGCTCGCGCTGCGGATGGAGCGCCACTGTTCGAACGCCCAGCACGTCGCCGAGTACCTCGACGACCATCCCGACGTCGCGTGGGTGACCTACCCCGGTCTGGACGCACACGAGACGCACAGCGCCGCCACACGCTATCTCGACGGTGGCTACGGGGGAGTCGTCGCGTTCGGTCTCGAAGGCGGCTACGAGGCCGGCAAGCGCCTCTGTGAGGACGTCGAGCTGAGTCGCTTCCTCGCGAACATCGGCGACGCGAAGACGCTCGTCATCCACCCCGCCTCGACGACCCACGCGCAGTTGACCGAAGCGGAACAGCGAGCGTCGGGCGTGACGCCCGACCTCGTGCGGCTCTCGGTGGGTATCGAGGACCCGGAGGACGTCGTGGCCGACCTGGAGGTGGCGATATGA
- the metX gene encoding homoserine O-acetyltransferase MetX produces MNERVDLGQFEFDCGQSIERLELTYETYGERNADDSNVVLVCHALTGSHNVAQNPNRALTDGGTSPADQATAWWDDVVGPGKTIDTREFFVVCATVPGSCYGSSGPASVNPETGECYGTDFPPVTVGDWTRSQARLLDHLGIDRLACVLGGSVGGMNALDWARRYPDRVDRVAAIATGARLDAQLLALDGIARRAITTDPDWQDGDYYGTGREPSEGLALARQLAHVTYLSKDSMDDRFGRRSATRDEGQGASFASDPGASFFPYRDVESYLDYNADRFTDRFDANAYLYLTRAMDEFDLAAGYRDLADALSAFDGEALVLSYTGDWHFTAAQGERIAEAFRSSGTSVAHTVVDSEYGHDAFLAHPETLDAPLRDFLSDGVRGGAVRDDGAEHAGDDERPRFAPVHASLFGQG; encoded by the coding sequence ATGAACGAGCGCGTCGACCTCGGGCAGTTCGAGTTCGACTGCGGCCAGTCCATCGAGCGCCTCGAACTCACCTACGAGACGTACGGCGAACGGAACGCCGACGACTCGAACGTCGTCCTCGTCTGCCACGCGCTGACCGGGAGTCACAACGTCGCGCAGAACCCGAACCGGGCGCTGACCGACGGCGGTACCTCGCCCGCCGACCAGGCGACGGCGTGGTGGGACGACGTCGTCGGCCCCGGCAAGACCATCGACACGCGCGAGTTCTTCGTCGTCTGCGCGACGGTGCCGGGGTCGTGTTACGGCTCTTCGGGTCCCGCGAGCGTGAACCCCGAGACGGGCGAGTGTTACGGCACCGACTTCCCGCCGGTCACCGTCGGCGACTGGACGCGGTCGCAGGCCCGCCTGCTCGACCACCTCGGTATCGACCGCCTCGCGTGCGTCCTCGGCGGGTCGGTCGGCGGCATGAACGCGCTCGACTGGGCGCGACGCTACCCGGACCGCGTCGACCGCGTCGCCGCGATCGCCACCGGCGCACGTCTCGACGCCCAGTTGCTCGCGCTGGACGGCATCGCCCGTCGCGCCATCACCACCGACCCCGACTGGCAGGACGGCGACTACTACGGCACCGGCCGCGAACCCTCCGAGGGGCTGGCGCTCGCCCGGCAGCTCGCGCACGTCACCTACCTCTCGAAGGACTCGATGGACGACCGGTTCGGCCGCCGGAGCGCGACCCGCGACGAGGGGCAGGGCGCGTCGTTCGCCAGCGACCCCGGCGCGTCGTTCTTCCCGTACCGGGACGTGGAGTCGTACCTCGACTACAACGCCGACCGGTTCACCGACCGCTTCGACGCCAACGCCTACCTCTACCTCACCCGCGCGATGGACGAGTTCGACCTCGCGGCGGGCTACCGCGACCTGGCGGACGCGTTGTCCGCGTTCGACGGTGAAGCGCTCGTCCTCTCGTACACCGGCGACTGGCACTTCACGGCCGCGCAGGGCGAGCGCATCGCCGAGGCGTTCCGTTCGTCGGGCACGAGCGTCGCCCACACCGTCGTCGACTCGGAGTACGGCCACGACGCGTTCCTCGCGCACCCGGAGACGCTCGACGCGCCGCTCCGGGACTTCCTGAGCGACGGCGTCCGGGGCGGTGCGGTCCGCGACGACGGCGCGGAACACGCGGGCGACGACGAGCGCCCCCGGTTCGCGCCGGTCCACGCGAGTCTGTTCGGGCAGGGGTAG
- a CDS encoding oxidoreductase gives MNWDADRIPDQSGRTVVVTGANSGLGFEASRALAAADAHVVLACRSTDRGRDAASRVREETPDASLELLELDLADLASIRSFAERFERRHDDLDVLVNNAGIMAIPRRETEDGFEMQFGVNHLGHFALTGLLLDSVLAADDPRVVTVSSGVHTRGKMRFGDLHGEVEYDEWGAYAQSKLANLLFAYELQRRFEASDADALSVAAHPGYAATNLQGRAPEMQGSRLRGLLMNLANRLFAQSAEQGVLPTLYAATAPDVVGGAYYGPDGFMEMRGGPERVESSERSHDQDAARRLWEYSENATGVTYSLPVPTRA, from the coding sequence ATGAACTGGGACGCCGACCGCATCCCCGACCAGTCGGGGCGGACCGTCGTCGTCACGGGTGCGAACAGCGGTCTCGGCTTCGAGGCGAGTCGCGCGCTGGCGGCGGCGGACGCCCACGTGGTCCTCGCCTGCCGCAGTACCGACCGCGGCCGCGACGCCGCGAGCCGCGTCCGCGAGGAGACGCCCGACGCCTCGCTCGAACTGCTCGAACTCGACCTGGCGGACCTCGCCTCGATTCGCTCGTTCGCCGAGCGGTTCGAGCGCCGACACGACGACCTCGACGTCCTCGTCAACAACGCGGGCATCATGGCGATCCCCCGTCGCGAGACGGAAGACGGGTTCGAGATGCAGTTCGGCGTCAACCACCTCGGCCACTTCGCGCTCACCGGTCTCCTGCTCGACTCGGTGCTGGCGGCCGACGACCCTCGCGTCGTGACGGTCAGCAGCGGCGTCCACACCCGCGGGAAGATGCGCTTCGGGGACCTGCACGGCGAGGTCGAGTACGACGAGTGGGGCGCGTACGCCCAGAGCAAACTGGCGAACCTGCTGTTCGCCTACGAGCTCCAGCGCCGCTTCGAGGCCAGCGACGCGGACGCGCTGAGCGTCGCGGCCCACCCCGGCTACGCCGCGACGAACCTCCAGGGCCGCGCCCCGGAGATGCAGGGCTCGCGACTCCGCGGCCTGCTGATGAACCTCGCCAACCGCCTGTTCGCCCAGTCGGCGGAGCAGGGCGTGCTCCCGACGCTGTACGCCGCGACGGCCCCGGACGTGGTCGGCGGCGCGTACTACGGCCCGGACGGGTTCATGGAGATGCGCGGCGGCCCCGAGCGCGTCGAGTCGAGCGAGCGCTCGCACGACCAGGACGCCGCACGCCGCCTCTGGGAGTACTCCGAGAACGCCACCGGCGTCACCTACTCGCTCCCGGTGCCGACACGGGCCTGA
- the serB gene encoding phosphoserine phosphatase SerB, which produces MAPAAEPARMLVAFDFDGTLSDSEMTVLLGRRVGAADDMARITERAMNDELDYAESLRQRTALLEGLSAESAESAFGDVALRPGAADVVAALHDAGHHVAILTGGFERGVEAALARDGAAVDSIVANRLPIADGKLTGEVEGPLVEGTKDDALRDLADTLGVSMSETVAVGDGANDLPMLEVADLAVGYDPKPAVEPACDTVVTSMADLHDLFAERGLL; this is translated from the coding sequence ATGGCCCCCGCCGCCGAACCGGCGCGTATGCTCGTCGCGTTCGACTTCGACGGTACGCTATCAGACTCCGAGATGACCGTCCTGCTGGGACGGCGCGTCGGTGCCGCAGATGACATGGCCCGCATCACCGAGCGGGCGATGAACGACGAACTCGACTACGCGGAGAGCCTCCGCCAGCGAACGGCCCTGCTGGAGGGACTCAGCGCCGAGAGCGCCGAGAGCGCGTTCGGCGACGTGGCGTTGCGACCCGGTGCGGCGGACGTGGTCGCCGCCCTCCACGACGCCGGTCACCACGTCGCCATCCTCACCGGCGGGTTCGAACGGGGCGTCGAGGCCGCCCTCGCCCGTGACGGTGCGGCCGTCGACAGCATCGTCGCCAACCGCCTCCCGATAGCGGACGGGAAGCTCACCGGCGAGGTGGAGGGACCGCTCGTCGAGGGGACGAAGGACGACGCCCTCCGCGACCTGGCCGACACCCTCGGCGTGTCGATGTCGGAGACGGTCGCCGTCGGCGACGGCGCGAACGACCTCCCGATGCTGGAGGTCGCCGACCTCGCCGTCGGCTACGACCCGAAACCGGCGGTCGAACCGGCCTGCGACACGGTCGTCACGTCGATGGCCGACCTGCACGACCTGTTCGCCGAGCGGGGCCTGCTGTGA
- a CDS encoding HalOD1 output domain-containing protein → MDGPASNPSERPLDGDPLSTSEFVPGEGELLTTVVDLIERTRDVDLTHESPLGERVDWDALDHLLDDESRAMNVESVAFSYHDVVVRITGSGSVSLYDDPQASASTSADASDATDSMDLVDSIDETDSTDDG, encoded by the coding sequence ATGGATGGCCCTGCGTCGAACCCGTCCGAACGCCCTCTCGACGGCGACCCGCTCTCGACGAGCGAGTTCGTCCCCGGTGAGGGTGAACTGCTCACGACGGTCGTCGACCTCATCGAACGCACGCGTGACGTCGACCTGACCCACGAGTCACCCCTCGGCGAGCGCGTCGACTGGGACGCGCTCGACCACCTGCTGGACGACGAGAGTCGGGCGATGAACGTCGAGTCGGTGGCGTTCTCGTACCACGACGTGGTGGTCAGGATCACCGGCAGTGGCAGCGTGTCGCTGTACGACGACCCACAAGCGTCCGCGTCGACGTCCGCCGACGCGTCCGACGCGACGGATTCGATGGACCTGGTGGACTCGATAGACGAGACGGATTCGACGGACGACGGGTGA
- the serA gene encoding phosphoglycerate dehydrogenase, translating to MKVLVTDPIADAGLDRLREAGFDVVTAYDAEGDRLHEAVSDAVALIVRSGTEVDAELLDAAPDLVIVGRAGIGVDNIDIDAATDRGVIVANAPEGNVRAAAEHTVAMAFAAARSIPQAHVRLKDGEWAKSEFLGTELNGKTLGIVGLGRVGQEVAKKLGNIGMDLVAYDPYISETRADQLGAELSDLETVLDRADFCTVHTPLTPETANMLGEEQLQRLEGGYLVNCARGGIVDEEALAAAVADGTLKGAALDVFADEPLDPDSPLLDVDEVVVTPHLGASTEAAQENVATSTADQVVAALNEEPVINALNAPSVDRAAFPRIRPYIDLAETAGRIAVGLYDGRINEVEVEYAGDIAEEEVDLVTASALRGVFRPLESRVNTVNANQIAEERGIDVTESKTSQSDVFQSRVSVIVTDGDSEVRVCGTLFAGDDPRIVQIDGYRVDAIPHGHMLVARNHDKPGVIGLIGTVLGDHDINIAGMFNGRETIGGEALTVYSLDSEVPEDVVDDIESDERIIRAQYLDLNNEE from the coding sequence ATGAAGGTACTCGTCACGGACCCCATCGCGGACGCGGGTCTGGACCGACTCCGCGAGGCGGGGTTCGACGTGGTGACGGCGTACGACGCGGAAGGCGACCGACTACACGAGGCGGTCAGCGACGCCGTGGCGCTCATCGTGCGCTCGGGCACCGAGGTGGACGCCGAACTGCTCGACGCCGCGCCGGACCTCGTCATCGTCGGACGGGCGGGCATCGGCGTCGACAACATCGACATCGACGCCGCCACCGACCGCGGCGTCATCGTCGCCAACGCCCCCGAGGGGAACGTCCGGGCCGCCGCCGAGCACACCGTGGCGATGGCATTCGCCGCCGCCCGCTCCATCCCGCAGGCGCACGTCCGACTCAAGGACGGCGAGTGGGCCAAGAGCGAGTTCCTCGGGACGGAACTCAACGGCAAGACCCTCGGTATCGTCGGCCTCGGCCGGGTCGGCCAGGAGGTGGCGAAGAAACTCGGCAACATCGGGATGGACCTGGTCGCGTACGACCCGTACATCAGCGAGACGCGCGCCGACCAGCTCGGGGCGGAGCTCTCGGACCTGGAGACGGTCCTCGACCGCGCGGACTTCTGTACCGTCCACACGCCGCTGACGCCCGAGACGGCGAACATGCTCGGCGAGGAGCAGCTCCAGCGACTGGAGGGCGGCTACCTCGTCAACTGCGCTCGCGGCGGCATCGTCGACGAGGAGGCGCTCGCGGCGGCCGTCGCCGACGGGACGCTCAAGGGCGCAGCTCTGGACGTGTTCGCAGACGAACCGCTCGACCCCGACTCCCCGCTGCTCGACGTGGACGAGGTGGTCGTCACGCCCCACCTCGGCGCGTCGACGGAGGCCGCCCAGGAGAACGTCGCGACCAGCACCGCCGACCAGGTCGTCGCCGCACTCAACGAGGAACCGGTCATCAACGCGCTCAACGCGCCCTCTGTCGACCGGGCCGCGTTCCCGCGCATCCGACCGTACATCGACCTCGCCGAGACCGCCGGGCGCATCGCCGTCGGCCTCTACGACGGCCGTATCAACGAGGTCGAGGTGGAGTACGCCGGCGACATCGCCGAAGAGGAGGTCGACCTCGTCACCGCGAGCGCACTTCGAGGCGTGTTCCGCCCGCTAGAGAGCCGCGTCAACACCGTCAACGCGAACCAGATCGCCGAGGAGCGCGGCATCGATGTCACGGAGTCGAAGACCTCCCAGTCGGACGTGTTCCAGTCGCGGGTGAGCGTCATCGTCACCGACGGCGACAGCGAGGTCCGCGTCTGCGGGACGCTGTTCGCGGGCGACGACCCGCGCATCGTCCAGATCGACGGCTACCGCGTGGACGCCATCCCCCACGGCCACATGCTCGTCGCCCGCAACCACGACAAGCCCGGCGTCATCGGCCTCATCGGCACCGTCCTCGGCGACCACGACATCAACATCGCCGGGATGTTCAACGGCCGCGAGACCATCGGCGGC